One Brassica napus cultivar Da-Ae chromosome C4, Da-Ae, whole genome shotgun sequence genomic region harbors:
- the LOC125586050 gene encoding uncharacterized protein LOC125586050, protein MKESQDRQKSYADRRRKDLEFEVGDMVYLKTVTYKGKDRSSKNAKLSPRYMGPYKILERIGKVAYKLELPSSMAQFHNVFHVSLLRKCIRNQDNVVPEPPSDLRENLTVEGRPVQIIGRKTKPEGRKNIKMIQVVWDCDGEEETTWEPEARMKAEFPKWFDKLTEDSGRKTRR, encoded by the coding sequence ATGAAAGAGTCTCAGGACAGACAGAAGAGTTATGCAGACAGACGCAGAAAAGACCTTGAGTTCGAAGTAGGAGACATGGTATATCTCAAAACCGTCACCTACAAAGGCAAGGACCGATCCTCAAAGAATGCCAAGCTGAGTCCAAGATATATGGGGCCGTACAAGATCCTGGAAAGAATTGGAAAGGTCGCCTACAAACTGGAGCTGCCCTCATCGATGGCTCAGTTCCATAACGTGTTCCATGTATCTTTGCTGCGAAAATGCATAAGGAATCAAGACAATGTGGTTCCTGAACCACCATCTGACTTGAGAGAGAACCTTACTGTGGAGGGACGACCAGTCCAGATCATTGGTAGAAAAACCAAACCTGAAGGCAGAAAGAATATCAAAATGATCCAAGTCGTTTGGGACTGCGATGGAGAGGAAGAAACGACTTGGGAGCCAGAGGCGAGAATGAAAGCTGAATTTCCAAAGTGGTTTGACAAACTCACGGAAGATTCAGGAAGAAAGACTCGAAGATGA